GAACATAGTCCCCGGCCTCCATAACCACAAGATCGCCCAAAGCTACGTCTTCACAGTCTATAACTAATTGTGACCCGTCGCGTATAACCTTTGCTTTAGGCGAAGTCATTTTTCTGATCGATTCAAGTGCTGATTCAGCCTTCTGCTCCTGAACAAGACCTATTACAGCGTTAATTATGACGATCGAACAAATGATTATGCCGTCGACGATCTCGCCGATAGCGATACATATTATCGCCGCAACAAGCAGCACAATGATTGTAGGGTCGGTGAACTGGGATAAGAACTTTTCAACTGCAGTCTTTTTTCTCTGCTCAGGAAGCTTGTTTTTGCCGTGTTTTTGAAGGTGCTCTTCAGCCTGTTTTACCGTTAGCCCCGTTTTTAAATTTGTTTCAAGGGTCTTTTCGATCTCTTCTTTCGGCTGTGAATACCAAAGCGCCATTTAAATTCTCCTTTTCGATAAATTAGGAGATACCGTGACATTAAAAAAGACTTATACATAATACAAATAAGTATTATGTATAAGTCTCACCATTTAATTCAAAGCCAGGCGTGACACCGATTGTTGACTTTAAAACATTAAAATGTCGGTTACTCCCTTACAAGGGTTATTATATCAGCAACTCAAAAGTTTGTAAATAGGTTTGCAAAATTTTTTATCATCTGACCGTAAAAAATACTCGTTTGAGACAAGCTTAACTGAAACGTATCCCGCATGATCTGCAGTATTCGTCGTTTTTTGACAGCTTATTAAAGCCGCATGTCTGGCACTCGTAATAACCGCTTTCAAGCCGTATTTTCGTGTTTTTCTTGTATTCACGGATGATTTTTCTGTCCTGCCTTTGCTCTATTTTCAAAAGGACAAACAGGGTCAAAAACAGGATTATCCCTATAGCGATCGAAATTTTTATTATCCATACGATATATTTTGCATGGCTGAAAGTGCTGACGATATGCAGCAGCACGGGCAGTATCACCAAAAAAACCGAGATAGCAGCTGCCATCACTTCGCCGAAACCTATCGAATTTATCTTTTTTATAATCCCATCCCCTGTTCTTTTTAACGTAGATTACACTTGTAACATGAGACGCTGCGGGCTATAATTAAACATAAAAATGTAAAAGATTTGAGGGAGAACAATGTCAGTTCAATTCAGATGGCAGGACTGTAAAATGAACGCACTGGGCGATAGTCTCACAAAGGGCGACATATCGGGAAAAGGTCTTCAAGGCATTCCGTGGACAGGCCATATGAAAGACTTAACGGGGCTTTACGAATGCAGAAATTACGGAATAAACGGAAACAAACTTGCTTTGGAAAAAGGAATGGCTGAGAGATATGTAGAGATGGACAATGACGCTGATGTAATCAGCGTTTTTGGAGGAATGAACGACTTCTGCAAAGGCGTTCCACTTGGCACTGTCAGCGACAATGATGTTTCCACCTTTTTCGGCGCAATAAACGTTATGATTAATGGGCTATACAAAAAATTCCCCCGAGCCGAAATATTTTTTATCACGCCGCCAAAATGCAAAAGCTCGTTTTACGGATGGGAGTCTTTCACTCCGAACACTTCCGGCCACATATTAAAAGATTACAGAGATGCTATTTTAACAGCCGCCGATATTTATAGTATACCTGTTCTTGACCTTTACAGCTGTTCCGGCATGAGCTGTTATCTTGACGATGGCACATTCCGCCCCGACGGTCTTCATTTCAGCAATGCAGGTCACGAGCGGTTGGCGCATAAAATAGCAGCGTTTATGAATACGCTGTAATCGATACCTTAAATATAACAAAAGAGGCAGGATATGTCAACCCTGCCTCTTTATTATTTTGCTCCAAAAAGGGTATTCAGTTTTTCCTGAGATTCACCGTCTGTGAACGC
This Bacillota bacterium DNA region includes the following protein-coding sequences:
- a CDS encoding SGNH/GDSL hydrolase family protein, with translation MSVQFRWQDCKMNALGDSLTKGDISGKGLQGIPWTGHMKDLTGLYECRNYGINGNKLALEKGMAERYVEMDNDADVISVFGGMNDFCKGVPLGTVSDNDVSTFFGAINVMINGLYKKFPRAEIFFITPPKCKSSFYGWESFTPNTSGHILKDYRDAILTAADIYSIPVLDLYSCSGMSCYLDDGTFRPDGLHFSNAGHERLAHKIAAFMNTL